From the genome of Salvia hispanica cultivar TCC Black 2014 unplaced genomic scaffold, UniMelb_Shisp_WGS_1.0 HiC_scaffold_131, whole genome shotgun sequence, one region includes:
- the LOC125198238 gene encoding (+)-neomenthol dehydrogenase-like, protein MAETKTKYAVVTGSNKGIGFEICRQLASQGVTVVVTARDEKRGLEAVEKLKGLGLSDFVIFHQLDVTDQPSIASFAQFIHSRFGKLDILINNAGIGGTLLDDDAFRASSAAGGGSAQINWKGLLCENYELALACLQTNYYGAKLTIEALLPLLHLSASPTIVNVSSASGKLKYVGNEWAKGVLKDVENLTEDKIDEVVNEFLGDMKEGCLEAKEWPQLLAAYTVSKAAMNAYTRLLAKKKPDIRINSVCPGYVKTDLNYSTGCGQWNKEQNVQ, encoded by the exons ATGGCGGAAACAAAAACCAA GTATGCCGTGGTTACAGGATCAAACAAAGGGATAGGATTCGAGATTTGCAGGCAGCTGGCGTCACAAGGCGTGACGGTAGTGGTGACAGCCAGAGACGAGAAGAGAGGCCTCGAAGCTGTTGAAAAACTCAAAGGGCTTGGCCTTTCtgattttgtcatctttcaTCAGCTTGATGTAACCGACCAACCAAGCATCGCTTCTTTCGCTCAATTCATTCACTCCCGTTTCGGCAAGCTTGATATCTTG ATTAACAATGCTGGGATCGGTGGAACCCTGCTCGACGATGATGCTTTCCGAGCCTCGTCTGCGGCTGGTGGTGGT AGTGCTCAAATAAATTGGAAAGGGTTGTTGTGTGAGAACTACGAGTTAGCATTAGCATGTCTGCAAACAAACTATTACGGCGCTAAACTCACTATTGAAGCACTGCTTCCCTTACTCCATCTCTCTGCTTCACCAACAATTGTCAATGTCTCATCTGCATCAGGCAAGCTCAAG TACGTAGGCAACGAGTGGGCCAAAGGGGTGCTCAAGGACGTCGAGAATCTGACAGAAGATAAAATCGACGAGGTGGTGAATGAGTTTCTGGGAGACATGAAAGAGGGGTGTTTAGAAGCCAAAGAATGGCCTCAGCTACTTGCTGCTTACACAGTCTCGAAAGCAGCCATGAACGCCTACACGAGGCTTCTTGCCAAGAAGAAACCTGATATCCGGATTAACAGCGTGTGCCCGGGATATGTTAAAACTGACCTCAACTACAGCACGGGGTGCGGACAGTGGAACAAGGAGCAGAATGTCCAGTGA